The window GGTTGAACCAGGCATGAATCTGCATGCCCCGCTGATGCGCCGCGCTGACCATGTATTCCAGCGGATCATAACCAGGGGCCTTTCCCTGCGTACCTGTCAGCACCTTGGACCAGGGAACCAGCTGCGAGGCGTAGAGGCTGTCCCCCGAGGGGCGGACCTGTACAAAAACAGCATTGAACCCGGTCGCCTTGAGCTTGTCCAGGAGCGTATCGAATTCCTGCTTCTGCTTCGCAGCATTATTCGCCGAGGCTGCCGACGGCCAGTCCAGATTGAATACAGTGGAGACCCATGCCCCCTTCATCTCCTTCCCCGTCTTGACACCCGGGATGGACGGCACGGACGGCACTGTTGGCGCAGGTACTGTCGGTGCGGGTACCGTTGGTACAGCCGGAACCGTTGGAGCCGCCGGATTATTGATCTCGGCATTTGAATATAGTGCGATATGCTTGGCCGCCTGATTCCACACCACCTGCAGCCCCAGCTGTTCGCTAACAAACCGCAGCGGCACCATCACCCGCCCCTGTTTGATCTGCACGGAGGTATCGAGGCCGATAGAAGCATCATTAACCAAAGCTGTCTTCTTGCCGCTGGTCAGCTTGAGCACGGTATCCTCCTTGCTGATTGTTGCCGTCTTACTGCTCTGATTCCATTCGACAGCCGCACCTAACCCTTTACTGACAACGCCGACCGGCACCATCGTTACGTTAGAGGCTGTAATGTATGGCGGCACGTCACTGCTCAGCGTCTCCCCGTCCAGTTCAATTGTAATCTGAACCGCTGCCGCCGCCCGTGCGCCTGTTGACCACACCGGCAGGCATAACATCAACACCAATACTCCCAT of the Paenibacillus pedocola genome contains:
- a CDS encoding family 10 glycosylhydrolase, encoding MNYRKWIMGVLVLMLCLPVWSTGARAAAAVQITIELDGETLSSDVPPYITASNVTMVPVGVVSKGLGAAVEWNQSSKTATISKEDTVLKLTSGKKTALVNDASIGLDTSVQIKQGRVMVPLRFVSEQLGLQVVWNQAAKHIALYSNAEINNPAAPTVPAVPTVPAPTVPAPTVPSVPSIPGVKTGKEMKGAWVSTVFNLDWPSAASANNAAKQKQEFDTLLDKLKATGFNAVFVQVRPSGDSLYASQLVPWSKVLTGTQGKAPGYDPLEYMVSAAHQRGMQIHAWFNPFRATTDTGAATLAGLAANHVTKLHPEWIVQADSKLYINPGIPEARQHIIDTVMEVVRGYDIDGIHLDDYFYPSGVTFADDDAFNAYNSKAIVSKADWRRDNINEFIRQLGQEIHTAKPALSYGVSPFGVWRNKKADSSGSDTAAGVSAYDNMYADTRTWIQNGWIDYIAPQIYWSLSFTAARYDKLVDWWVNEVKGTGVKLYIGQATYKVGDTKQSAEWQSGEQIINQLKYNENYEEVSGSIMFRANDIVVRDPYGLSSLLSFYFKS